Part of the Tepiditoga spiralis genome, AAAATCAGGTAATTTAACTTATAAAGATATTGATTATTTAGCGATATTACATTTAAAAAAATCTGCGCACGATGCCATTTTAAATGAATTAAATTTGAATGAAAACCAAACTACTTATTTGAATAATTATGGCCATATGGGGCAAAATGATCAAGTTTTATCTTTAGAATTAGGTTTAAAAGAAAGGAAAATAAAAGATGGAGATATAGTAGTTCTTGTTGGAGCTGGTATAGGTTTTGTTTGGGCTTCAACTGTAATAAAATGGGGAAAAGGAGATGTTATTTAATGAAAAACAAAGTTTGTGTAGTTACAGGTGGTGCTCAAGGAATTGGTAAAGCAATTGTAGAAAACTTTATAAATGAAGGAGCAAAAATTGTCTATGCCTTAGATACAAATGAAAAATTATTAAAAGATTTAGAAATCCAAAATAAAAATGTAATAGGATATGTTTTGAATGTACTTGACAGAGATGCAATAAAAATATTTGTAGATGAAGTAAAAAATAAATATGGAAAAATAGATGTTCTTGTAAATAATGCAGGCATTACAAAAGATGGCTTAATTCAAAAAATGTCAGAAGAAGATTGGAATATGGTAGTTGATGTAAATTTAAAAGGTGTATTTAATATGACTCAAGAAATTGTAAAAATAATGTTAGATAATTCTTTTGGCAGTATTGTTAATATGGCTTCTATAGTTGGCGAAGTTGGAAATATAGGACAAACTAATTATGCTGCAACTAAAGGGGGAGTAATTGCAATGACAAAAACCTGGGCAAAAGAGTTTGCACGTAAAGGTCAAAATATAAGAGTTAATGCCGTAGCTCCAGGTTTTATAAAAACACCCATGACAGAAAAAATTCCTAAAAAAGTTATTGAAAGTATAAAAAGTAAAATAATTTTAAAAAGAATGGGAGAAGCTTTTGAAATAGCAAATGCAGTTACTTTTTTAAGTTCTGAAAAATCATCTTATATAACTGGTCATGTATTAGATGTAAATGGTGGAACTATATTATAATAAAAAAGGTGTGATTTTTATGTGGAAAGAGTTATATAATAAAAAACTTAAAAACATAAATGAAATAATGAAAAAATTACCCAAAAAATGTATTATTGTTACAGGATTAGCTGCAACAGAATCTCAAGGGCTACTAGAAAATTTAAATAAATTTAAAGACCATTTTGAATATGTAAAAATAATAACTTGTTTAAATATGAAAGAATACGCTTTTACTTTTGAAAAAAATAATGAAGGGAAATTTGAAAATCATACTTGGTTTATGAGTGATCCGACAAGAAAAGTTAAAAAACAAAATATAAATACCGTAGATTTCATTCCAAATAATCTTCATATGGCCTCACATGACAAACTTTCAAGTATAAAAGAAGAACAATTACCTATAATTTTTTGGGGAACGGTTACTCCTATGCATGAAAAAAATGGATACTTTAATCTTGGAATTTCTAATGTTTATGAAATGGATATTTTAGAAAATGCAGAAAAAGTAATATTAGAAGTAAATGAAAAAATGCCTTGGATACATGGTGAAACACAAATTCATATAAATCAAATTGATTTTATTTTTGAAAATACATGGGAATTACCAACATTAAATATCGTAGAACCAAAAAATTTAGAATCAAAAATAGCTAAAAATATAGCTTCTTTGATAAATAATGGTTCAACAATACAAATTGGAATAGGTGGAATTCCAAATGCCATAGCTAAACTTTTAAAAGATAAAAAAGATCT contains:
- a CDS encoding beta-ketoacyl-ACP reductase, giving the protein MKNKVCVVTGGAQGIGKAIVENFINEGAKIVYALDTNEKLLKDLEIQNKNVIGYVLNVLDRDAIKIFVDEVKNKYGKIDVLVNNAGITKDGLIQKMSEEDWNMVVDVNLKGVFNMTQEIVKIMLDNSFGSIVNMASIVGEVGNIGQTNYAATKGGVIAMTKTWAKEFARKGQNIRVNAVAPGFIKTPMTEKIPKKVIESIKSKIILKRMGEAFEIANAVTFLSSEKSSYITGHVLDVNGGTIL
- a CDS encoding acetyl-CoA hydrolase/transferase family protein gives rise to the protein MWKELYNKKLKNINEIMKKLPKKCIIVTGLAATESQGLLENLNKFKDHFEYVKIITCLNMKEYAFTFEKNNEGKFENHTWFMSDPTRKVKKQNINTVDFIPNNLHMASHDKLSSIKEEQLPIIFWGTVTPMHEKNGYFNLGISNVYEMDILENAEKVILEVNEKMPWIHGETQIHINQIDFIFENTWELPTLNIVEPKNLESKIAKNIASLINNGSTIQIGIGGIPNAIAKLLKDKKDLGIHTEMFTESMIELFENGVITNMKKNLWKGKFVCTFALGSKKMYEWLDNNPGIQLMRGNYVNDPYIIAKNDNMISINTAISIDLTGQVCSEGFGTKQFSGTGGQLDTHRGAIKSKNGKGIIALKSTAKNETISTIVPVLPLGSPVTVPRQDLDYVATEYGVVHLRGKSIKQRVENLISISHPKFKNDLRKKAKEYGYL